GTTCAACTTCTAAAGCTCGTAAAACTGTCAATATAAAATACAGCGGCTATTCTTCAAAAAGAACGTTATTTCAGCTTGGAAGTGTCAATGGTGGAACAGGTCTGAGGTTTAATCTTTTCGAAGGTTGGTATATGCAAAAGAGAGTAGATGGTATGCTTTTACTTCTTAAATTATAATTTTTATTTTAGCTATATATTTAACTATACCATTTATTATAAAGTGAGGTTAAAGGATTATGCAAAGTCTCAATGCTTTATTAGAACTTTTACTTAATATTGACGGAAGTAAATTGATTATTATTTCTCTATTCATTTTAGGTATGGGTTCATTATTTGTTTTTCTTCTTAAACCAATAACTAAAGATATTATTAACATCTTAGTTACCAAGCTTAAAAGCAAAGACAAAAACGAAGATTTATGACATTTGGTAAAAGGTTGATTGCAATCCAGATAATACTGGGTTGCATTAATTTTATTCACCTATAAAAAATTACAAAAAATTTGTTTTTTTACTTGATAATATTTTGTTTTTGCTATATATTTATTCTTAGGCAATTATGGATAGGAAAGCAAGTTGAAAACTACGGTACTTGCAAACTCTATCCGAAAATGGTGCAATGCCTTATGCACCTACAACAAACTAGGATATCCTAAATAAACAAACAAAAATGGATGGGAGCATTAAGGCTCCCTCAGAT
Above is a genomic segment from Borrelia hispanica CRI containing:
- a CDS encoding BlyA family holin, with translation MQSLNALLELLLNIDGSKLIIISLFILGMGSLFVFLLKPITKDIINILVTKLKSKDKNEDL